A stretch of the Streptomyces ortus genome encodes the following:
- a CDS encoding Scr1 family TA system antitoxin-like transcriptional regulator, with amino-acid sequence MHVAHGHPSREDEEAVRARMQRQDLLHDPHKRFKILIGEPALRSLICSPSVLAVQLDRLSRLIGMDTIELGVVPMAAPLRIPPTGGFWIHDERLVTVEVWHADLWVDDRDSIATYLRTWHTLRDSAVYGADAQNLINAAWRALSGT; translated from the coding sequence ATGCACGTTGCCCACGGTCATCCATCGCGAGAAGACGAAGAAGCAGTACGAGCCCGGATGCAGCGACAGGACCTGCTGCACGACCCGCACAAACGGTTCAAGATCCTGATCGGGGAGCCGGCGCTTCGTTCTCTGATCTGCTCTCCGTCAGTGCTCGCCGTCCAACTGGACCGCCTCTCGCGCCTGATCGGCATGGACACCATCGAACTCGGTGTCGTCCCGATGGCCGCCCCACTGAGAATCCCGCCCACCGGCGGCTTCTGGATCCATGACGAGCGGCTGGTCACGGTGGAGGTCTGGCACGCGGACCTGTGGGTCGACGACAGGGACTCCATCGCCACCTATCTGCGCACGTGGCACACGCTCCGGGACTCCGCGGTGTACGGGGCTGACGCACAGAACCTGATCAACGCGGCGTGGCGCGCACTGAGCGGGACGTAG